One genomic segment of Sminthopsis crassicaudata isolate SCR6 chromosome 2, ASM4859323v1, whole genome shotgun sequence includes these proteins:
- the OAZ2 gene encoding LOW QUALITY PROTEIN: ornithine decarboxylase antizyme 2 (The sequence of the model RefSeq protein was modified relative to this genomic sequence to represent the inferred CDS: deleted 1 base in 1 codon), translating into MINTQDSNILPLSNCPQLQCCRHIVPGPLWCSDAPHPLSKIPGGRGGGRDPSLSALIYKDEKLTVTQDLPVHDGKPHIVHFQYEVTEVKVSSWDAVLSSQSLFVEIPDGLLADGSKEGLLALLEFAEEKMKVNYVFICFRKGREDRAPLLKTFSFLGFEIVRPGHPCVPSRPDVMFMVYPLDQNSSDED; encoded by the exons ATGATAAACACTCAGGACAG TAATATTTTACCTTTGAGTAACTGTCCCCAGCTTCAGTGCTGCAGGCACATTGTTCCAGGGCCTCTGTGGTGCTCC GATGCCCCTCACCCACTGTCGAAGATCCCCGGTGGGCGAGGGGGCGGCAGGGATCCTTCTCTCTCAGCTCTAATATATAAG GACGAGAAGCTCACTGTGACCCAGGACCTCCCAGTACACGATGGGAAGCCTCACATTGTTCACTTCCAGTATGAGGTCACCGAGGTGAaggtctcttcctgggatgcagtcCTGTCCAGCCAGAGCCTGTTTGTGGAAATCCCAGATGGGTTATTAGCTGATGGGAGCAAAGAAGG ATTGTTAGCACTGCTGGAGTTTGCTGAAGAGAAGATGAAAGTGAACTATGTCTTCATCTGCTTCAGGAAGGGCCGGGAGGATAGAG CTCCACTTCTGAAGACCTTCAGCTTTCTGGGCTTTGAGATTGTGCGTCCAGGCCATCCTTGTGTCCCCTCGAGGCCAGACGTGATGTTCATGGTTTACCCCCTGGACCAGAACTCATCTGACGAGGACTAG
- the ZNF609 gene encoding zinc finger protein 609 isoform X2 → MESPVSTPAVLPLHLLVPVVSNDISSPCEQIMVRTRSVGVNTCDVALATEPECLGPCEPGTSVNLEGIVWQETEDGMLVVNVTWRNKTYVGTLLDCTRHDWAPPRFCDSPTSDLEMRNGRGRGKRMRPNSNTPVNETTTASDSKGTSNSSKTRAGANSKGRRGSQNSSEHRPPPSTTTEDVKASPSSANKRKNKPLSDMELNSSSEDSKGSKRVRTNSMGSATGPLPGVKVEPAILDRNCPSPVLIDCPHPNCNKKYKHINGLKYHQAHAHTDDDSKPEADGDSEYGEESSLHTDLGSCNGASVSQKGSLSPARSATPKVRLVEPHSPSPSSKFSTKGLCKKKLGGEGDTDPGALSNDGSEDGPSVVDETSNDGFDSLEKRCLDKDKSKKPSSSKPEKIPSKSLKSARPIAPAIPPQQIYTFQTATFTAASPGSSSGLTTTVVQAMPNSPQLKPIQPKPTVMGEPFTVNPALTPAKDKKKKEKKKKELKELENPLTPGKVCRAEEGKSPFRESSGDDRTKSEGLLNGSSDPHQSRLASIKAEADKIYSFTDNAPSPSIGSSSRLDSTTPAQPMTPLHVVTQNGAEASSVKNNSPAYSDISDAGEDGEGKVDSVKSKDPDQLVKEGAKKTLFPPQPQSKDSPYYQGFETYYSPGYPQSSPGTLNPSSQTGVESQSLKVKKDEEPENSEAKVKNEGCEDKKAELSSSSQQPSVIQQRPNMYMQSLYYNQYAYVPPYGYSDQSYHTHLLSTNTAYRQQYEEQQKRQSLETQQQRGLEKKVELSLKEREAALKEDWKQKPSVPPTLTKAPSLTDLVKSGPSKAKEPGPDPAKSVIIPKLEDSSKLPSQAAEGLKVKLSEAGHLAKEASDSKAATECGRQTDVDPVLWYRQETEPRMWTYVYPAKYSDIKSEDERWKEERDRKLKEERSRSKDSVPKEDGKESTSGDCKLPSSEDSRLGGKEPRPSVHVPVSSPLTQHQSYIPYMHGYSYSQSYDPNHPSYRGMPAVMMQNYPGSYLPSSYSFSPYGSKVSGSEDADKARASPSVSCKSSSESKALDILQQHASHYKSKSPTISEKASQERDRGGCGVVGSGGGCSSVGGASGSERSVDRPRTSPSQRLMSTHHHHHHLGYSLLPAQYNLPYAAGLSSTAIVASQQGSAPSLYPPPRR, encoded by the exons GCATGTTGGTGGTGAATGTAACATGGAGGAATAAGACCTACGTGGGCACCCTTCTTGATTGCACACGTCATGATTGGGCACCCCCCAG GTTCTGTGACTCCCCCACCAGCGACCTGGAGATGCGTAACGGCCGAGGCAGAGGTAAGCGCATGCGTCCCAACAGCAACACACCAGTAAATGAGACAACTACGGCTTCCGACAGCAAGGGGACCAGCAACAGCAGCAAGACCCGGGCAGGGGCTAATAGCAAAGGCCGCCGGGGCAGCCAGAATTCTTCAGAGCATCGCCCTCCCCCAAGCACGACCACCGAGGATGTCAAGGCCAGCCCTTCCTCTGCCAATAAGCGAAAAAATAAACCCCTTTCCGATATGGAGCTGAACTCTAGCTCTGAGGACTCAAAAGGGAGCAAACGAGTCCGAACCAATTCTATGGGTTCAGCCACTGGGCCTCTTCCTGGAGTCAAGGTAGAGCCTGCCATCTTAGATAGAAATTGCCCCTCCCCAGTCCTCATTGACTGTCCCCACCCAAACTGCAACAAGAAATATAAGCACATCAATGGACTAAAGTATCACCAGGCCCACGCACACACAGATGATGACAGCAAGCCAGAAGCTGATGGAGACAGTGAATATGGGGAGGAGTCCTCCCTGCACACAGACCTTGGAAGCTGTAATGGTGCCTCTGTCTCCCAGAAAGGCTCCCTCTCCCCTGCCCGTTCAGCCACCCCCAAAGTCCGACTGGTAGAACCCCATAGCCCCTCTCCTTCAAGCAAATTCAGCACAAAGGGCCTCTGTAAGAAGAAACTGGGTGGAGAAGGAGATACAGATCCAGGGGCTCTGTCCAATGATGGCTCTGAGGATGGTCCCTCAGTAGTGGATGAGACAAGCAATGATGGCTTTGATTCATTGGAGAAGAGATGTTTGGACAAAGACAAATCTAAAAAACCCTCTAGTTCAAAACCTGAAAAGATTCCTTCCAAGAGCTTAAAGTCAGCCCGACCTATTGCCCCTGCTATTCCCCCTCAACAGATCTACACCTTCCAGACTGCCACCTTCACCGCAGCCAGCCCAGGTTCTTCCTCTGGGTTGACCACTACGGTCGTCCAGGCCATGCCCAACAGCCCACAACTTAAACCCATTCAACCCAAACCTACTGTGATGGGAGAGCCTTTTACTGTCAACCCTGCCCTGACCCCAGCcaaggataaaaagaagaaagaaaaaaagaagaaagagttgaAGGAACTCGAAAACCCCTTGACTCCTGGAAAGGTTTGCCGAGCCGAAGAAGGCAAGAGCCCATTCAGGGAGTCCTCTGGTGACGATCGGACCAAAAGTGAGGGACTCCTTAATGGCTCGTCAGACCCCCATCAGAGTCGTCTGGCCAGCATCAAAGCTGAGGCAGATAAGATCTACAGCTTTACAGATAACGCCCCCAGCCCCTCCATTGGCAGCAGCAGTCGGTTGGATAGCACGACTCCCGCGCAGCCCATGACTCCCCTGCACGTGGTCACTCAGAATGGAGCAGAAGCCAGTTCTGTGAAGAACAATAGTCCTGCATATTCTGACATCTCGGATGCTGGAGAGGATGGGGAAGGCAAGGTGGACAGTGTCAAATCAAAAGACCCCGACCAGTTAGTCAAAGAAGGGGCTAAGAAAACCCTTTTCCCCCCTCAGCCTCAGAGCAAAGACTCTCCCTATTATCAAGGCTTTGAAACCTATTACTCTCCAGGTTATCCCCAGTCCAGCCCAGGGACTCTGAACCCCAGCAGCCAGACCGGAGTGGAGAGCCAATCACTGAAGGTAAAGAAGGATGAGGAACCTGAGAACTCCGAGGCAAAAGTCAAGAACGAGGGCTGTGAGGATAAGAAAGCAGAGCTGAGCAGTTCCAGCCAGCAGCCTTCGGTCATTCAGCAGCGCCCCAACATGTACATGCAGTCCCTGTACTACAACCAGTACGCCTATGTCCCTCCCTATGGCTACAGCGACCAGAGCTACCACACCCACCTTCTCAGCACCAACACGGCTTACCGCCAGCAGTATGAGGAGCAGCAGAAGCGGCAGAGCTTGGAGACACAGCAGCAGCGTGGCCTGGAGAAGAAGGTGGAGCTGAGCCTGAAGGAGCGAGAGGCCGCCCTCAAGGAGGACTGGAAACAGAAGCCCTCGGTCCCCCCCACGCTCACCAAGGCCCCGAGCCTGACGGACCTCGTGAAGTCGGGACCCAGTAAGGCCAAAGAGCCGGGGCCCGATCCTGCCAAGTCTGTCATCATCCCCAAACTGGAGGATTCCTCCAAACTCCCCAGCCAGGCGGCTGAGGGGCTCAAGGTGAAACTGAGTGAGGCCGGCCACCTGGCTAAGGAGGCCTCAGACTCCAAAGCAGCCACTGAGTGTGGCCGGCAGACAGATGTGGATCCGGTGCTCTGGTACCGACAG GAGACAGAACCTCGAATGTGGACATATGTTTATCCTGCCAAGTACTCAGATATCAAGTCAGAAGATGAGCGGTGGAAGGAGGAACGGGACCGAAAGTTGAAGGAGGAAAGAAGCCGGAGTAAAGACTCTGTCCCCAAGGAGGATGGGAAAGAGAGCACAAGTGGCGATTGTAAACTGCCCTCCTCTGAAGACTCCCGACTTGGGGGCAAAGAGCCCCGGCCCAGCGTCCACGTGCCTGTGTCCTCCCCTCTTACCCAACATCAGTCTTATATTCCCTATATGCATGGCTACTCCTATAGCCAGTCCTATGACCCAAATCATCCCAGCTACCGAGGCATGCCAGCTGTCATGATGCAGAACTACCCAG GTTCCTATTTGCCCTCCAGCTACTCCTTTTCCCCATATGGTAGCAAAGTCTCGGGGAGTGAAGATGCTGACAAGGCAAGAGCCAGCCCCAGTGTGAGCTGCAAGTCTAGCTCAGAGTCAAAGGCCCTGGACATCTTGCAGCAGCATGCCAGCCACTACAAGAGCAAGTCTCCCACG ATAAGTGAGAAGGCTTCTCAAGAGAGAGACCGAGGAGGCTGCGGGGTGGTAGGGAGTGGCGGAGGCTGTAGCAGCGTCGGGGGAGCCAGTGGGAGTGAGAGAAGTGTAGACCGGCCTCGCACCTCTCCCTCCCAGCGCCTGATGTccacacaccaccaccaccaccacttagGGTACTCACTCCTCCCTGCACAGTATAACCTGCCCTATGCAGCAG GACTTTCTTCTACAGCCATTGTTGCCAGCCAGCAAGGCTCAGCTCCCTCACTCTACCCACCCCCCCGGAGGTGA